The proteins below are encoded in one region of Candidatus Thermoplasmatota archaeon:
- a CDS encoding arsenate reductase ArsC → MKKKTVLFLCTHNSARSQMAEGLLNTMFGDSYEASSAGVEPTHVSPYAVEVMREIGIDISDHRSKSIQEFRGKTFDYVVTVCDNAKEVCPFFPGKKILHQSFRDPSDVDGSIDEILNSFREIRDDIKKWVEQTFSKK, encoded by the coding sequence ATGAAGAAAAAAACCGTGCTGTTTTTGTGCACACATAATAGTGCTAGATCCCAGATGGCAGAAGGATTGCTTAATACTATGTTTGGTGATTCTTATGAGGCATCTAGTGCAGGTGTTGAACCAACGCATGTAAGCCCATATGCTGTTGAGGTTATGAGGGAAATTGGTATTGATATCTCAGATCATAGATCAAAAAGCATACAGGAATTTCGTGGTAAAACATTTGATTATGTAGTAACAGTATGTGACAACGCAAAAGAAGTTTGCCCATTTTTTCCAGGTAAGAAAATACTTCATCAGAGTTTTAGAGATCCTAGTGATGTTGATGGTAGCATTGATGAAATTCTGAATTCTTTCAGAGAAATTAGAGATGATATTAAAAAATGGGTTGAGCAGACATTTAGTAAAAAATGA
- a CDS encoding ARMT1-like domain-containing protein: MKIQTECVPCLLKRVIFETEQSTKNPNVRKKVIKNACKILSELYDPDECSAVIATEVHRVVYEVLGDKDPYKNLKDLSNKVAQSLVPRVEELIKKSDDPLRTSILCSIIGNTLDFGIEGGSSHPDVLKDLFEKYVSDGLGYDDTPKVKVLLKKAKNVVLFTDNCGEIVFDKILCRELKKFNQNMFLTLVVRGEPIISDATTKDAEELRFNEVVDEVLTTGCFAIGVDFRKIPGKLKKTLKKADLIICKGMANYESFSETDYHPIAYLLRTKCNAIAKSMDLPLNINAVKLYR; the protein is encoded by the coding sequence ATGAAGATACAAACTGAGTGTGTACCATGTTTACTTAAAAGGGTTATTTTTGAGACTGAGCAGAGTACAAAAAACCCAAATGTTAGGAAGAAGGTTATCAAAAATGCTTGTAAGATACTCTCTGAGCTTTATGATCCTGATGAATGCAGCGCTGTTATAGCGACAGAGGTACATAGGGTGGTATACGAGGTTCTTGGTGACAAAGACCCGTATAAAAATCTTAAGGATTTGAGTAACAAGGTTGCTCAGTCGCTTGTTCCGCGTGTTGAAGAGCTAATTAAAAAATCAGATGACCCGCTAAGGACTAGTATCCTTTGTTCTATCATAGGTAACACCTTGGATTTTGGTATCGAAGGTGGTAGTAGCCACCCAGATGTACTCAAAGATTTGTTCGAAAAATATGTCTCTGATGGTTTAGGTTATGATGACACACCCAAGGTTAAGGTTTTGTTGAAAAAAGCAAAAAACGTTGTGTTGTTTACTGATAACTGCGGAGAGATAGTGTTTGACAAAATACTCTGCAGGGAACTCAAAAAGTTTAACCAAAACATGTTCTTGACTCTAGTAGTCAGAGGTGAACCTATTATTAGTGACGCTACAACGAAGGATGCAGAGGAACTTAGGTTTAATGAAGTAGTTGATGAGGTTTTGACCACTGGTTGTTTTGCGATCGGTGTAGATTTTAGAAAGATACCGGGGAAACTTAAAAAAACTTTAAAGAAAGCTGATCTAATCATATGTAAAGGTATGGCAAACTATGAGTCTTTTTCTGAGACAGATTACCATCCTATAGCTTATCTGTTGAGAACAAAATGCAATGCTATAGCAAAATCAATGGATCTACCACTTAACATCAATGCAGTAAAACTATACCGATAG
- the phoU gene encoding phosphate signaling complex protein PhoU, with product MVEKFHVELEQAKKDVDNMGHLAKDMLLKSVEALKELDKEKAEWVMSQKTKLADMDDKIEDKALKLIALYQPMARDLREIACILKMITYLNRIGRYGKDIAKLVFEFEKEGHVKKLVSIPHMAEIVNGMINDVLYAFETGDISKFNDFIDREKTVDELRYSIFRECLSYMMEDPRVITRCTYYIMVARYLERCGDHACKIAEKIVYMVTGQRVEIDCREQSSKTCFTGVKKA from the coding sequence ATGGTTGAAAAATTCCATGTTGAATTAGAACAGGCAAAGAAAGATGTTGATAATATGGGTCATTTGGCAAAAGACATGCTTTTAAAATCTGTTGAAGCACTGAAGGAGTTAGACAAAGAAAAAGCTGAATGGGTTATGTCTCAGAAGACAAAACTTGCTGATATGGATGATAAAATTGAGGATAAAGCATTAAAACTTATTGCACTTTATCAACCAATGGCAAGGGATTTAAGAGAAATTGCATGTATTTTAAAAATGATTACTTATTTAAACAGAATTGGCAGGTATGGAAAAGATATTGCAAAACTAGTTTTTGAATTTGAAAAAGAGGGTCATGTTAAAAAATTGGTTAGCATACCGCATATGGCTGAAATCGTAAATGGTATGATCAACGATGTGCTTTATGCTTTTGAGACAGGTGATATATCTAAATTCAATGATTTCATTGATAGGGAAAAAACAGTTGATGAACTAAGATACTCTATTTTTAGAGAATGCCTCAGTTATATGATGGAAGACCCCAGGGTTATTACCAGATGCACCTATTATATTATGGTTGCTCGTTATCTTGAGCGTTGTGGTGATCATGCTTGTAAAATTGCTGAAAAAATTGTTTACATGGTTACAGGTCAGCGGGTGGAAATTGATTGCCGTGAACAATCGTCTAAAACTTGTTTCACTGGTGTTAAAAAAGCATGA